In Antennarius striatus isolate MH-2024 chromosome 8, ASM4005453v1, whole genome shotgun sequence, a single window of DNA contains:
- the LOC137600593 gene encoding proto-oncogene vav-like isoform X1: MELWRQCASWLIHCRVLPDNHRVTWESSKVCDLAQALRDGVLLCQLLNNLMPQAVNLREINLRPQMSQFLCLKNIRTFLAACQAKFNLKKSELFEAFDLFDVRDFAKVIDTLSILSHSSLATQRGFQPFPLEGCAPDDDVYSGLSDQIDDTLDDDDDLYDFVEDEEDEGDEIYEDLMRTDEQPEAQRTGVDKRECCLQELRQTEEKYSDTLESILQHFMKPLERFLQPQDIEIIFINIEDLANVHHNLLEEVRTSIFNYGAKNLHQVFLSYKERLLLYGRYCSQVEAATKRLDNLSNTREDIKMKLEECSNRANSGRFSLRDLLMVPMQRVLKYHLLLQELVKHTTDPADKENLRTALDAMRDLAQCVNEVKRDNEIIRQITAFQLSIENMTRSLGLYGRPKIDGELKVCSPEKKSKHDRYAFLFDKAMFVCKKKSGETFELKEIIELQHYQIRDDVSGEKDNKKVLLVNVTQTIYLWSVKANSVLPCPQWSFFFLLLDGFGRSGYDLFFKTREVKKKWLEQFEMAISNMCPENATANNHDFQMHCFEETTTCKACSMLLRGIYFQGYRCTRCKMAAHKECLGRVPICGRNSDHSGTIRKNKTQRHSGHVSIGFPKMEACQEYFGLPPPPVGFGQPLHLARGDIIELTQADPDLPWWEGRNLTVGHMGWFPCQKVQPYIHTETPDLSGFHWFAGNMDRTAAKNLLMSRSDGTFLVRQKDGGEFAISIKFNMDVRHIKITSIEGLYRINDKKAFKGLIEMIKFYQLNSLKECFKEVDTTLRTPYKQPEQSNSPKNTPKSTPNTTPRGSMRSFGIARARYDFSARDRSELSLHEGDTIKILSKKGHSGWWRGEVYGRVGFFPANYVEEDSSEYC, encoded by the exons ATGGAGTTGTGGCGGCAATGCGCGTCGTGGCTAATCCACTGCCGTGTTCTTCCTGATAACCACCGGGTCACGTGGGAGAGCTCAAAG GTGTGTGACCTGGCTCAGGCTCTGAGAGACGGCGTGTTGCTTTGCCAGTTGCTCAACAACCTGATGCCTCAGGCTGTCAACCTGAGGGAGATCAACCTGCGCCCGCAGATGTCCCAG TTCCTGTGCCTGAAGAACATCCGGACGTTTCTGGCGGCGTGTCAGGCAAAGTTCAATCTGAAGAAGAGTGAGCTGTTCGAGGCCTTCGACCTGTTTGACGTTCGTGACTTTGCAAAG GTCATAGACACCCTATCCATCCTCTCTCATTCATCCCTCGCCACACAAAGAGGATTTCA GCCGTTTCCTCTGGAAGGATGCGCCCCAGACGACGATGTCTACAGCGGTCTGTCCGATCAGATAGA cGACACGCTGGACGATGACGATGACCTGTACGACTttgtggaggatgaggaggacgaAGGAGATGAGATCTATGAAGATTTGATGCGGACAGATGAACAGCCTGAAGCT CAGAGGACCGGCGTGGACAAACGGGAGTGCTGCCTGCAGGAGCTCCGACAGACAGAAGAGAAGTACTCCGACACCCTGGAATCTATCTTACAG CACTTTATGAAGCCTCTGGAGAGGTTTCTGCAGCCACAAGATATTGAGATTATCTTCATCAACATAGAG gatttAGCCAACGTTCACCATAATTTGTTAGAAGAAGTTCGGACTTCCATCTTCAATTACGGCGCCAAGAACCTGCACCAGGTGTTTCTTTCCTACAAGGAGAG GTTGTTACTGTACGGACGCTACTGCAGTCAGGTGGAGGCAGCAACCAAACGCCTGGACAACCTTTCCAACACGAGGGAGGATATTAAAATGAAGCTGGAG GAATGCTCCAACAGAGCGAACAGTGGACGCTTCTCTCTCAGAGACTTACTGATGGTCCCGATGCAGAGGGTCCTCAAATACCACCTGCTGTTACAG GAGTTGGTGAAGCACACCACGGACCCCGCAGATAAGGAGAACCTACGCACGGCCCTTGATGCCATGAGG GATTTGGCCCAATGTGTAAATGAGGTGAAACGAGACAATGAGATCATCAGACAAATCACCGCCTTCCAGTTGTCCATAGAAAACATG ACCCGGTCTCTAGGTCTCTACGGTCGCCCCAAGATCGACGGCGAGCTGAAGGTCTGCAGCCCGGAGAAAAAGTCTAAACATGACAg ATATGCTTTCCTCTTCGATAAGGCCATGTTTGTGTGCAAGAAGAAAAGCGGAGAGACTTTCGAGTTGAAGGAGATCATTGAACTACAGCACTACCAGATACGGGATGACGTCTCAGGAGAAAAGGACAATAAGAAGGTCCTCCTTGTAAATGTAACCCAGACAATTTATCTGTGGAGTGTAAAAGCTAACAGTGTGCTCCCGTGTCCACAgtggtcctttttttttcttctgctggacGGCTTCGGGAGGTCAGGGTACGATTTATTCTTCAAGACcagggaggtgaagaagaaatgGCTTGAACAGTTTGAGATGGCTAT ATCAAACATGTGTCCAGAGAACGCCACCGCCAACAACCACGACTTCCAGATGCACTGCTTCGAGGAAACCACCACCTGCAAGGCCTGCTCCATGCTCCTGag ggGGATATATTTCCAAGGCTATCGCTGCACGCGCTGCAAAATGGCAGCGCATAAAGAGTGTTTAGGCAGAGTTCCCATCTGTGGACGAaactcag ATCATTCTGGAACAATAAGGAAG aataaaacacagagaCACTCCGGACATGTCAGCATAG GATTTCCCAAGATGGAGGCGTGTCAGGAGTATTTCGGCTTACCGCCGCCCCCCGTGGGCTTCGGTCAGCCGCTTCACCTCGCCAGAGGGGACATCATCGAGCTGACCCAGGCCGATCCTGACCTGCCGTGGTGGGAG GGTCGAAACCTGACGGTGGGACATATGGGTTGGTTCCCCTGCCAGAAAGTTCAGCCCTACATCCAT ACTGAGACCCCTGACCTGTCCGGCTTCCACTG GTTTGCGGGGAACATGGACAGAACTGCTGCCAAAAACCTCCTGATGTCTCGATCTGATGGGACCTTCCTGGTGCGGCAGAAAGATGGTGGGGAGTTCGCCATCAGCATCAA GTTCAACATGGACGTCCGACACATAAAGATCACATCCATCGAAGGGCTGTACCGCATCAACGACAAGAAAGCGTTCAAGGGTTTAATC GAGATGATCAAGTTCTACCAGCTGAACTCTCTGAAGGAGTGCTTCAAGGAGGTGGACACCACGCTGCGAACGCCTTACAAACAGCCAGAGCAAAGCAACTCGCCCAAAAACACGCCAAAAAGCACGCCCAACACCACGCCAA GAGGCAGCATGAGGAGTTTCGGCATCGCGAGGGCCAGGTATGACTTCTCAGCCAGGGACCGCTCAGAGCTGTCGCTGCACGAAGGAGACACCATCAAGATCCTCTCAAAGAAAGGTCACAGCGGCTGGTGGAGAGGCGAGGTGTACGGCCGG GTGGGCTTCTTCCCAGCCAACTATGTGGAGGAGGACAGCTCTGAATACTGCTGA
- the LOC137600593 gene encoding proto-oncogene vav-like isoform X2, whose translation MELWRQCASWLIHCRVLPDNHRVTWESSKVCDLAQALRDGVLLCQLLNNLMPQAVNLREINLRPQMSQFLCLKNIRTFLAACQAKFNLKKSELFEAFDLFDVRDFAKVIDTLSILSHSSLATQRGFQPFPLEGCAPDDDVYSGLSDQIDDTLDDDDDLYDFVEDEEDEGDEIYEDLMRTDEQPEARTGVDKRECCLQELRQTEEKYSDTLESILQHFMKPLERFLQPQDIEIIFINIEDLANVHHNLLEEVRTSIFNYGAKNLHQVFLSYKERLLLYGRYCSQVEAATKRLDNLSNTREDIKMKLEECSNRANSGRFSLRDLLMVPMQRVLKYHLLLQELVKHTTDPADKENLRTALDAMRDLAQCVNEVKRDNEIIRQITAFQLSIENMTRSLGLYGRPKIDGELKVCSPEKKSKHDRYAFLFDKAMFVCKKKSGETFELKEIIELQHYQIRDDVSGEKDNKKVLLVNVTQTIYLWSVKANSVLPCPQWSFFFLLLDGFGRSGYDLFFKTREVKKKWLEQFEMAISNMCPENATANNHDFQMHCFEETTTCKACSMLLRGIYFQGYRCTRCKMAAHKECLGRVPICGRNSDHSGTIRKNKTQRHSGHVSIGFPKMEACQEYFGLPPPPVGFGQPLHLARGDIIELTQADPDLPWWEGRNLTVGHMGWFPCQKVQPYIHTETPDLSGFHWFAGNMDRTAAKNLLMSRSDGTFLVRQKDGGEFAISIKFNMDVRHIKITSIEGLYRINDKKAFKGLIEMIKFYQLNSLKECFKEVDTTLRTPYKQPEQSNSPKNTPKSTPNTTPRGSMRSFGIARARYDFSARDRSELSLHEGDTIKILSKKGHSGWWRGEVYGRVGFFPANYVEEDSSEYC comes from the exons ATGGAGTTGTGGCGGCAATGCGCGTCGTGGCTAATCCACTGCCGTGTTCTTCCTGATAACCACCGGGTCACGTGGGAGAGCTCAAAG GTGTGTGACCTGGCTCAGGCTCTGAGAGACGGCGTGTTGCTTTGCCAGTTGCTCAACAACCTGATGCCTCAGGCTGTCAACCTGAGGGAGATCAACCTGCGCCCGCAGATGTCCCAG TTCCTGTGCCTGAAGAACATCCGGACGTTTCTGGCGGCGTGTCAGGCAAAGTTCAATCTGAAGAAGAGTGAGCTGTTCGAGGCCTTCGACCTGTTTGACGTTCGTGACTTTGCAAAG GTCATAGACACCCTATCCATCCTCTCTCATTCATCCCTCGCCACACAAAGAGGATTTCA GCCGTTTCCTCTGGAAGGATGCGCCCCAGACGACGATGTCTACAGCGGTCTGTCCGATCAGATAGA cGACACGCTGGACGATGACGATGACCTGTACGACTttgtggaggatgaggaggacgaAGGAGATGAGATCTATGAAGATTTGATGCGGACAGATGAACAGCCTGAAGCT AGGACCGGCGTGGACAAACGGGAGTGCTGCCTGCAGGAGCTCCGACAGACAGAAGAGAAGTACTCCGACACCCTGGAATCTATCTTACAG CACTTTATGAAGCCTCTGGAGAGGTTTCTGCAGCCACAAGATATTGAGATTATCTTCATCAACATAGAG gatttAGCCAACGTTCACCATAATTTGTTAGAAGAAGTTCGGACTTCCATCTTCAATTACGGCGCCAAGAACCTGCACCAGGTGTTTCTTTCCTACAAGGAGAG GTTGTTACTGTACGGACGCTACTGCAGTCAGGTGGAGGCAGCAACCAAACGCCTGGACAACCTTTCCAACACGAGGGAGGATATTAAAATGAAGCTGGAG GAATGCTCCAACAGAGCGAACAGTGGACGCTTCTCTCTCAGAGACTTACTGATGGTCCCGATGCAGAGGGTCCTCAAATACCACCTGCTGTTACAG GAGTTGGTGAAGCACACCACGGACCCCGCAGATAAGGAGAACCTACGCACGGCCCTTGATGCCATGAGG GATTTGGCCCAATGTGTAAATGAGGTGAAACGAGACAATGAGATCATCAGACAAATCACCGCCTTCCAGTTGTCCATAGAAAACATG ACCCGGTCTCTAGGTCTCTACGGTCGCCCCAAGATCGACGGCGAGCTGAAGGTCTGCAGCCCGGAGAAAAAGTCTAAACATGACAg ATATGCTTTCCTCTTCGATAAGGCCATGTTTGTGTGCAAGAAGAAAAGCGGAGAGACTTTCGAGTTGAAGGAGATCATTGAACTACAGCACTACCAGATACGGGATGACGTCTCAGGAGAAAAGGACAATAAGAAGGTCCTCCTTGTAAATGTAACCCAGACAATTTATCTGTGGAGTGTAAAAGCTAACAGTGTGCTCCCGTGTCCACAgtggtcctttttttttcttctgctggacGGCTTCGGGAGGTCAGGGTACGATTTATTCTTCAAGACcagggaggtgaagaagaaatgGCTTGAACAGTTTGAGATGGCTAT ATCAAACATGTGTCCAGAGAACGCCACCGCCAACAACCACGACTTCCAGATGCACTGCTTCGAGGAAACCACCACCTGCAAGGCCTGCTCCATGCTCCTGag ggGGATATATTTCCAAGGCTATCGCTGCACGCGCTGCAAAATGGCAGCGCATAAAGAGTGTTTAGGCAGAGTTCCCATCTGTGGACGAaactcag ATCATTCTGGAACAATAAGGAAG aataaaacacagagaCACTCCGGACATGTCAGCATAG GATTTCCCAAGATGGAGGCGTGTCAGGAGTATTTCGGCTTACCGCCGCCCCCCGTGGGCTTCGGTCAGCCGCTTCACCTCGCCAGAGGGGACATCATCGAGCTGACCCAGGCCGATCCTGACCTGCCGTGGTGGGAG GGTCGAAACCTGACGGTGGGACATATGGGTTGGTTCCCCTGCCAGAAAGTTCAGCCCTACATCCAT ACTGAGACCCCTGACCTGTCCGGCTTCCACTG GTTTGCGGGGAACATGGACAGAACTGCTGCCAAAAACCTCCTGATGTCTCGATCTGATGGGACCTTCCTGGTGCGGCAGAAAGATGGTGGGGAGTTCGCCATCAGCATCAA GTTCAACATGGACGTCCGACACATAAAGATCACATCCATCGAAGGGCTGTACCGCATCAACGACAAGAAAGCGTTCAAGGGTTTAATC GAGATGATCAAGTTCTACCAGCTGAACTCTCTGAAGGAGTGCTTCAAGGAGGTGGACACCACGCTGCGAACGCCTTACAAACAGCCAGAGCAAAGCAACTCGCCCAAAAACACGCCAAAAAGCACGCCCAACACCACGCCAA GAGGCAGCATGAGGAGTTTCGGCATCGCGAGGGCCAGGTATGACTTCTCAGCCAGGGACCGCTCAGAGCTGTCGCTGCACGAAGGAGACACCATCAAGATCCTCTCAAAGAAAGGTCACAGCGGCTGGTGGAGAGGCGAGGTGTACGGCCGG GTGGGCTTCTTCCCAGCCAACTATGTGGAGGAGGACAGCTCTGAATACTGCTGA
- the LOC137600593 gene encoding proto-oncogene vav-like isoform X3, which produces MELWRQCASWLIHCRVLPDNHRVTWESSKVCDLAQALRDGVLLCQLLNNLMPQAVNLREINLRPQMSQFLCLKNIRTFLAACQAKFNLKKSELFEAFDLFDVRDFAKVIDTLSILSHSSLATQRGFQPFPLEGCAPDDDVYSGLSDQIDDTLDDDDDLYDFVEDEEDEGDEIYEDLMRTDEQPEAQRTGVDKRECCLQELRQTEEKYSDTLESILQHFMKPLERFLQPQDIEIIFINIEDLANVHHNLLEEVRTSIFNYGAKNLHQVFLSYKERLLLYGRYCSQVEAATKRLDNLSNTREDIKMKLEECSNRANSGRFSLRDLLMVPMQRVLKYHLLLQELVKHTTDPADKENLRTALDAMRDLAQCVNEVKRDNEIIRQITAFQLSIENMTRSLGLYGRPKIDGELKVCSPEKKSKHDRYAFLFDKAMFVCKKKSGETFELKEIIELQHYQIRDDVSGEKDNKKWSFFFLLLDGFGRSGYDLFFKTREVKKKWLEQFEMAISNMCPENATANNHDFQMHCFEETTTCKACSMLLRGIYFQGYRCTRCKMAAHKECLGRVPICGRNSDHSGTIRKNKTQRHSGHVSIGFPKMEACQEYFGLPPPPVGFGQPLHLARGDIIELTQADPDLPWWEGRNLTVGHMGWFPCQKVQPYIHTETPDLSGFHWFAGNMDRTAAKNLLMSRSDGTFLVRQKDGGEFAISIKFNMDVRHIKITSIEGLYRINDKKAFKGLIEMIKFYQLNSLKECFKEVDTTLRTPYKQPEQSNSPKNTPKSTPNTTPRGSMRSFGIARARYDFSARDRSELSLHEGDTIKILSKKGHSGWWRGEVYGRVGFFPANYVEEDSSEYC; this is translated from the exons ATGGAGTTGTGGCGGCAATGCGCGTCGTGGCTAATCCACTGCCGTGTTCTTCCTGATAACCACCGGGTCACGTGGGAGAGCTCAAAG GTGTGTGACCTGGCTCAGGCTCTGAGAGACGGCGTGTTGCTTTGCCAGTTGCTCAACAACCTGATGCCTCAGGCTGTCAACCTGAGGGAGATCAACCTGCGCCCGCAGATGTCCCAG TTCCTGTGCCTGAAGAACATCCGGACGTTTCTGGCGGCGTGTCAGGCAAAGTTCAATCTGAAGAAGAGTGAGCTGTTCGAGGCCTTCGACCTGTTTGACGTTCGTGACTTTGCAAAG GTCATAGACACCCTATCCATCCTCTCTCATTCATCCCTCGCCACACAAAGAGGATTTCA GCCGTTTCCTCTGGAAGGATGCGCCCCAGACGACGATGTCTACAGCGGTCTGTCCGATCAGATAGA cGACACGCTGGACGATGACGATGACCTGTACGACTttgtggaggatgaggaggacgaAGGAGATGAGATCTATGAAGATTTGATGCGGACAGATGAACAGCCTGAAGCT CAGAGGACCGGCGTGGACAAACGGGAGTGCTGCCTGCAGGAGCTCCGACAGACAGAAGAGAAGTACTCCGACACCCTGGAATCTATCTTACAG CACTTTATGAAGCCTCTGGAGAGGTTTCTGCAGCCACAAGATATTGAGATTATCTTCATCAACATAGAG gatttAGCCAACGTTCACCATAATTTGTTAGAAGAAGTTCGGACTTCCATCTTCAATTACGGCGCCAAGAACCTGCACCAGGTGTTTCTTTCCTACAAGGAGAG GTTGTTACTGTACGGACGCTACTGCAGTCAGGTGGAGGCAGCAACCAAACGCCTGGACAACCTTTCCAACACGAGGGAGGATATTAAAATGAAGCTGGAG GAATGCTCCAACAGAGCGAACAGTGGACGCTTCTCTCTCAGAGACTTACTGATGGTCCCGATGCAGAGGGTCCTCAAATACCACCTGCTGTTACAG GAGTTGGTGAAGCACACCACGGACCCCGCAGATAAGGAGAACCTACGCACGGCCCTTGATGCCATGAGG GATTTGGCCCAATGTGTAAATGAGGTGAAACGAGACAATGAGATCATCAGACAAATCACCGCCTTCCAGTTGTCCATAGAAAACATG ACCCGGTCTCTAGGTCTCTACGGTCGCCCCAAGATCGACGGCGAGCTGAAGGTCTGCAGCCCGGAGAAAAAGTCTAAACATGACAg ATATGCTTTCCTCTTCGATAAGGCCATGTTTGTGTGCAAGAAGAAAAGCGGAGAGACTTTCGAGTTGAAGGAGATCATTGAACTACAGCACTACCAGATACGGGATGACGTCTCAGGAGAAAAGGACAATAAGAAG tggtcctttttttttcttctgctggacGGCTTCGGGAGGTCAGGGTACGATTTATTCTTCAAGACcagggaggtgaagaagaaatgGCTTGAACAGTTTGAGATGGCTAT ATCAAACATGTGTCCAGAGAACGCCACCGCCAACAACCACGACTTCCAGATGCACTGCTTCGAGGAAACCACCACCTGCAAGGCCTGCTCCATGCTCCTGag ggGGATATATTTCCAAGGCTATCGCTGCACGCGCTGCAAAATGGCAGCGCATAAAGAGTGTTTAGGCAGAGTTCCCATCTGTGGACGAaactcag ATCATTCTGGAACAATAAGGAAG aataaaacacagagaCACTCCGGACATGTCAGCATAG GATTTCCCAAGATGGAGGCGTGTCAGGAGTATTTCGGCTTACCGCCGCCCCCCGTGGGCTTCGGTCAGCCGCTTCACCTCGCCAGAGGGGACATCATCGAGCTGACCCAGGCCGATCCTGACCTGCCGTGGTGGGAG GGTCGAAACCTGACGGTGGGACATATGGGTTGGTTCCCCTGCCAGAAAGTTCAGCCCTACATCCAT ACTGAGACCCCTGACCTGTCCGGCTTCCACTG GTTTGCGGGGAACATGGACAGAACTGCTGCCAAAAACCTCCTGATGTCTCGATCTGATGGGACCTTCCTGGTGCGGCAGAAAGATGGTGGGGAGTTCGCCATCAGCATCAA GTTCAACATGGACGTCCGACACATAAAGATCACATCCATCGAAGGGCTGTACCGCATCAACGACAAGAAAGCGTTCAAGGGTTTAATC GAGATGATCAAGTTCTACCAGCTGAACTCTCTGAAGGAGTGCTTCAAGGAGGTGGACACCACGCTGCGAACGCCTTACAAACAGCCAGAGCAAAGCAACTCGCCCAAAAACACGCCAAAAAGCACGCCCAACACCACGCCAA GAGGCAGCATGAGGAGTTTCGGCATCGCGAGGGCCAGGTATGACTTCTCAGCCAGGGACCGCTCAGAGCTGTCGCTGCACGAAGGAGACACCATCAAGATCCTCTCAAAGAAAGGTCACAGCGGCTGGTGGAGAGGCGAGGTGTACGGCCGG GTGGGCTTCTTCCCAGCCAACTATGTGGAGGAGGACAGCTCTGAATACTGCTGA
- the LOC137600593 gene encoding proto-oncogene vav-like isoform X4: MELWRQCASWLIHCRVLPDNHRVTWESSKVCDLAQALRDGVLLCQLLNNLMPQAVNLREINLRPQMSQFLCLKNIRTFLAACQAKFNLKKSELFEAFDLFDVRDFAKVIDTLSILSHSSLATQRGFQPFPLEGCAPDDDVYSGLSDQIDDTLDDDDDLYDFVEDEEDEGDEIYEDLMRTDEQPEARTGVDKRECCLQELRQTEEKYSDTLESILQHFMKPLERFLQPQDIEIIFINIEDLANVHHNLLEEVRTSIFNYGAKNLHQVFLSYKERLLLYGRYCSQVEAATKRLDNLSNTREDIKMKLEECSNRANSGRFSLRDLLMVPMQRVLKYHLLLQELVKHTTDPADKENLRTALDAMRDLAQCVNEVKRDNEIIRQITAFQLSIENMTRSLGLYGRPKIDGELKVCSPEKKSKHDRYAFLFDKAMFVCKKKSGETFELKEIIELQHYQIRDDVSGEKDNKKWSFFFLLLDGFGRSGYDLFFKTREVKKKWLEQFEMAISNMCPENATANNHDFQMHCFEETTTCKACSMLLRGIYFQGYRCTRCKMAAHKECLGRVPICGRNSDHSGTIRKNKTQRHSGHVSIGFPKMEACQEYFGLPPPPVGFGQPLHLARGDIIELTQADPDLPWWEGRNLTVGHMGWFPCQKVQPYIHTETPDLSGFHWFAGNMDRTAAKNLLMSRSDGTFLVRQKDGGEFAISIKFNMDVRHIKITSIEGLYRINDKKAFKGLIEMIKFYQLNSLKECFKEVDTTLRTPYKQPEQSNSPKNTPKSTPNTTPRGSMRSFGIARARYDFSARDRSELSLHEGDTIKILSKKGHSGWWRGEVYGRVGFFPANYVEEDSSEYC, from the exons ATGGAGTTGTGGCGGCAATGCGCGTCGTGGCTAATCCACTGCCGTGTTCTTCCTGATAACCACCGGGTCACGTGGGAGAGCTCAAAG GTGTGTGACCTGGCTCAGGCTCTGAGAGACGGCGTGTTGCTTTGCCAGTTGCTCAACAACCTGATGCCTCAGGCTGTCAACCTGAGGGAGATCAACCTGCGCCCGCAGATGTCCCAG TTCCTGTGCCTGAAGAACATCCGGACGTTTCTGGCGGCGTGTCAGGCAAAGTTCAATCTGAAGAAGAGTGAGCTGTTCGAGGCCTTCGACCTGTTTGACGTTCGTGACTTTGCAAAG GTCATAGACACCCTATCCATCCTCTCTCATTCATCCCTCGCCACACAAAGAGGATTTCA GCCGTTTCCTCTGGAAGGATGCGCCCCAGACGACGATGTCTACAGCGGTCTGTCCGATCAGATAGA cGACACGCTGGACGATGACGATGACCTGTACGACTttgtggaggatgaggaggacgaAGGAGATGAGATCTATGAAGATTTGATGCGGACAGATGAACAGCCTGAAGCT AGGACCGGCGTGGACAAACGGGAGTGCTGCCTGCAGGAGCTCCGACAGACAGAAGAGAAGTACTCCGACACCCTGGAATCTATCTTACAG CACTTTATGAAGCCTCTGGAGAGGTTTCTGCAGCCACAAGATATTGAGATTATCTTCATCAACATAGAG gatttAGCCAACGTTCACCATAATTTGTTAGAAGAAGTTCGGACTTCCATCTTCAATTACGGCGCCAAGAACCTGCACCAGGTGTTTCTTTCCTACAAGGAGAG GTTGTTACTGTACGGACGCTACTGCAGTCAGGTGGAGGCAGCAACCAAACGCCTGGACAACCTTTCCAACACGAGGGAGGATATTAAAATGAAGCTGGAG GAATGCTCCAACAGAGCGAACAGTGGACGCTTCTCTCTCAGAGACTTACTGATGGTCCCGATGCAGAGGGTCCTCAAATACCACCTGCTGTTACAG GAGTTGGTGAAGCACACCACGGACCCCGCAGATAAGGAGAACCTACGCACGGCCCTTGATGCCATGAGG GATTTGGCCCAATGTGTAAATGAGGTGAAACGAGACAATGAGATCATCAGACAAATCACCGCCTTCCAGTTGTCCATAGAAAACATG ACCCGGTCTCTAGGTCTCTACGGTCGCCCCAAGATCGACGGCGAGCTGAAGGTCTGCAGCCCGGAGAAAAAGTCTAAACATGACAg ATATGCTTTCCTCTTCGATAAGGCCATGTTTGTGTGCAAGAAGAAAAGCGGAGAGACTTTCGAGTTGAAGGAGATCATTGAACTACAGCACTACCAGATACGGGATGACGTCTCAGGAGAAAAGGACAATAAGAAG tggtcctttttttttcttctgctggacGGCTTCGGGAGGTCAGGGTACGATTTATTCTTCAAGACcagggaggtgaagaagaaatgGCTTGAACAGTTTGAGATGGCTAT ATCAAACATGTGTCCAGAGAACGCCACCGCCAACAACCACGACTTCCAGATGCACTGCTTCGAGGAAACCACCACCTGCAAGGCCTGCTCCATGCTCCTGag ggGGATATATTTCCAAGGCTATCGCTGCACGCGCTGCAAAATGGCAGCGCATAAAGAGTGTTTAGGCAGAGTTCCCATCTGTGGACGAaactcag ATCATTCTGGAACAATAAGGAAG aataaaacacagagaCACTCCGGACATGTCAGCATAG GATTTCCCAAGATGGAGGCGTGTCAGGAGTATTTCGGCTTACCGCCGCCCCCCGTGGGCTTCGGTCAGCCGCTTCACCTCGCCAGAGGGGACATCATCGAGCTGACCCAGGCCGATCCTGACCTGCCGTGGTGGGAG GGTCGAAACCTGACGGTGGGACATATGGGTTGGTTCCCCTGCCAGAAAGTTCAGCCCTACATCCAT ACTGAGACCCCTGACCTGTCCGGCTTCCACTG GTTTGCGGGGAACATGGACAGAACTGCTGCCAAAAACCTCCTGATGTCTCGATCTGATGGGACCTTCCTGGTGCGGCAGAAAGATGGTGGGGAGTTCGCCATCAGCATCAA GTTCAACATGGACGTCCGACACATAAAGATCACATCCATCGAAGGGCTGTACCGCATCAACGACAAGAAAGCGTTCAAGGGTTTAATC GAGATGATCAAGTTCTACCAGCTGAACTCTCTGAAGGAGTGCTTCAAGGAGGTGGACACCACGCTGCGAACGCCTTACAAACAGCCAGAGCAAAGCAACTCGCCCAAAAACACGCCAAAAAGCACGCCCAACACCACGCCAA GAGGCAGCATGAGGAGTTTCGGCATCGCGAGGGCCAGGTATGACTTCTCAGCCAGGGACCGCTCAGAGCTGTCGCTGCACGAAGGAGACACCATCAAGATCCTCTCAAAGAAAGGTCACAGCGGCTGGTGGAGAGGCGAGGTGTACGGCCGG GTGGGCTTCTTCCCAGCCAACTATGTGGAGGAGGACAGCTCTGAATACTGCTGA
- the pin1 gene encoding peptidyl-prolyl cis-trans isomerase NIMA-interacting 1 — MADEEQLPPGWEKRMSRSTGNVYYFNTKTNSSQWERPSGEPDKVRCSHILVKHNKSRRPSSWREENITRTKDEAMEIIQGYIKSMKCGDATFEDLACNYSDCSSAKKNGDLGLFGRGQMQKPFEDASFALKVGEISGPVVTDSGVHVILRLG, encoded by the exons atggcaGACGAAGAACAGTTACCACCTGGGTGGGAAAAGAGAATGAGCCGCAGTACAG GAAATGTCTACTACTTTAACACCAAAACCAACAGCAGCCAGTGGGAACGTCCAAGCGGAGAACCAGACAAG GTACGTTGCTCTCACATCCTGGTGAAGCACAATAAGTCACGTCGTCCTTCTTCTTGGCGGGAAGAAAACATCACACGAACTAAAGATGAGGCCATGGAAATTATTCAGG GGTACATAAAATCCATGAAGTGTGGTGACGCCACGTTTGAGGACTTGGCCTGTAACTACAGTGACTGCAGCTCAGCTAAGAAGAATGGAGATCTTGGATTATTTGGCAGAG gTCAGATGCAGAAGCCGTTTGAGGACGCTTCCTTTGCTCTCAAAGTGGGAGAGATTAGCGGCCCTGTTGTCACCGACTCGGGTGTCCACGTCATCCTACGTTTGGGCTGA